ATACCCCTCTTCACAAGCCAAGATGATCCAAGCCACAGACATTGCCCACAGGGTGCGGTGGAGTCCTTGATACAGAGAATGTGGTACTGAGGGGTGACTTGGGACCCCCCGCAGGGCATATGCCAGACCCACCAACAGTGCCATGATGGAGAGGCAGGAGGCCCAACCCACTGCGACCTTCCACTGCAACCAAAGAATTAGAGCCTCACAACACAACTGTTTTCCGCAGTTCCTTTTTCTGCAACATTGTTTTGTATTActctatttgtttgtttgtttttgtctgcTGTTTTTTGATTTCGCAGTGAGCTACTGTAGCTACTGGTATTTATACCAGCTGACCTGCCTGGTTCAGTTAGTAGCTAGTAGTTAGTAGGAGTtaaagcatttttttgttttcccctTAAACCAGCATtgtagcagtttttttttatctgtccaAATGTCTGCAGTATTGACTGTACTTTtcctttataaaaacaaaaacattaaaactgaGACACAATTGGTCATATATAGCCAAGCTGACACTTCAGAAAACAAGTCTATGCATCCTATCTTGGAGCTTTACTTGCTCTGAATTATATGAACTGTCCCCTTTTCATATTCAAATGTATcatatgcattttattatatcaAAAACCAGCGGACATAGTTTTGTCTGTAGCTGGAAAACTTActgcaaaatgcatttattatgcTTACAGTGCCACACTGTGGTTGACAATGGTAATATCTGTCAATCAGTTAATATTTGTATGTATCCATCAAACCAATGTGCAAGAGTTATAAATCATTTTTACAACAGAGTAACAGTTGTATCTTTTGTATAGTTTTATGACACATGGATGGATACGTATAGGACGAGAATAAAAGGCCATTTTACCTTATGATTTAAAAGGTTGCACTGTTTAGTCTTCATGAATATTCCTACCAAGATCCCAACCAAGTATGGACCATATCTTGTGTAAGGCTTGTTGTAGTAATATTGAAAGTATGTTTCATAATCTCTGAAAAACAAGAATTAgcttttgattatttttttggtATCCACATAAGACTTTTAAATGTTAACAGTGGATCTTCTTACTGTGTTGTTGGTTGGTGAACTGGTAGATGCAGTAAAGTGGTGAGCAGGGCACTGGATAGGCATGAGGTGACCAGGAAGAAAGATGCAACTGCCAGAAGGGCATATTTGTTTCTGTAAAAAGTTAAGTGTGATTATCAGCTTTTGATGCTGGATAACAGAAGACCTGCCCTCTCCGGAATGATTTGGACATCAGTGCATGTGCTTACAATCTATAGATGAAGATCAGCAGTGGAGTTGAGATGAAAAACTGGAAATCAATGGACAAATACCACGTCCAGGGGGCacacttcaaaataaaagcattaaGAAAGAGTAAATACAAGTCAATGCAGTACACTGGATATCACATTCTGCTGGCTTACAGCCATTTCAGAAACAGTTTGTACTTACAACATCTGAGATGTCAAGCAGGTTATTAATGAGCAACAAGTTGGACCACCAGTACGTCTTGCAGCTCAAGATCTGATCTTCTACAATAACCCAGAAAGGACCCTTGGGAATTACAGAAAACAGACCGATGACCAGGCACACAATGAAGAGCTGAAGGGGCTGGACCCTGGTAAAGATGGGTTAGACAGGCTGTTATTCCGTGTAGCAGTATGGAATCGGCAAAATCTGAGCTCAAGCTCAAAAGATACAGTGGGAGCATGTGAGCTAATGATTACGGGACCACTGCAAAATACAGTGAGGACAATCACAGTTTAACCCTTGAGCAAAGTATTGAATTACATTAGTAAATATCAAGATAAGTAAAgtctatattttaaaataaatgaagagACAGTGAGATCTTGCATTACAGAGttaagaagaaagaaaaaacaacaaatcgATGGTAATTTTGAATGTGGTTCATGGAACCCTTTCTGAAGACAAAGATAGCTTCCCAGAGTAAAAGTTGTTGCTATATTTGACGTGAACAAATCTCCTTTTGGGCAAGTTGGACAACACACCTTTTAAACCTCTTGAAAAGAAACTTGGCTACCAGTGCTGGGCTGAGTTTATCGTCTGTTGCCTCGATAGATGCGAGAAGTGATTTTGCACTCAGAAGTCCACTGCGACAGAACAGGACAGAAGGCTTAGAAATAACTCATCAGAGAAAAAGAATGACAAGAgaagcacatgcacacatgccgGAGATTGCTTTGTCTTATAAGCGCCAAAAAGCTACTCATAAACTCCTTCAAACTCACTCTTACTCAATTCATATCTTACCCAAGGAGCAGAAATGTATCTACAGCTAGATATACAGGCCCGCTGAAGGAAAATATGTACAGAggatttttttccacagcttCTTTCCATCTTTTATCGTTATCTGGAAAGAGACAATAATAAAATCTTGAACAGGCCTTTCCTGTCAGTAAAATCatataaaatacagtatatgaaatATAATCTTTTCACCTATGTTATTCCAGACACTGAGCTGTACGCTGTGACCTGAAATGATCCAGAGGAGGCTAAGAATGCGTATCCCATTCAGACACAAATAACTTTGTCCGTTACTTGCAGTATTCAACACTCCAGCAGTGGTTCTCTGCAGAGAAAAACTTTGCAGGCAGTCGTACAAGCAATCTACCAGGAAAGAGCATTGGATTGTTAGATGGAGATATACTGAAACTCTATCTAAATGCTATTCTAAAGGCTGTGAAATTAGCTACGAATGGGATTCATTAACAACAGTAGCTACCTCTAACTTTTTAACATATTAACAGTTAAAACTATAGTACATGCaccccgtttaaaaaaaaaaaatcaacttcTTATGAAATTCAGATACATAGCAGATTTAATAAATCTAAAGAGAATAATGTGCTTTCTGTGCTTTAGAATGCATTTCCTGAAGTCACTATCAGCATCAACCATGTCACCTGCTTCTCACTGGTTCCTTTAAATTAGGTTGTtgagcatttttaaaatgatattcgaatattgtaaaataaacagTAAATGAAAGGGTCCTTCCTAACCTTCTGCACAAAACTAAACCTCAGAAACAAACTTAAATAGCTGTATTTATCATGAGCATGGCTTATATTACGAAACATTTAGAAATATTACACACTTTTCTTTAAGTTTCATAAGAAGTTGATAGTTTCTTTGAGCCCTGCAGCATGTCCAGCATTCAGGGTGTTTATACTTGCTCCTTTCATCACCTTCTCCTTTGGCCTTTCCGCATGCTGTCTGTGTCGTCTCTGGAGCCCTGCAGTCCGTCTGAGCGCACTGACTGGAGCTTAGGGTCCCATAATGTGTTAAGTTTGAGTTCAGGGCTAAGTTTACCCCTGGACTGATCCCTCTCTGACGTTTCCATTTAATGCCGGTTATGTAAATACTCGCCAAGAGCGGAAGTATCATCAGCAGACAGCACAAAAACCTGTATGTGTTTTGGAAAGCACATCAGATGCCATATCATCAAACATAGCTCCCATAATTGAAGGTTTTCACACTGCCTTTTATATTACTGATACATTTTCATGGGTACAGATACTTTACTCACAAACAAATAACAGCTGAAAAATCTTTGGAAACAGTTCCAGCAAAACACTGCGTTTTGTAGATGGCTTGTGCGGACTGGATTAAAAGCATTGAAGGTATTGGGGGAATCAGTGATGTCCCATCTTTCTGGAAGACATCTAGAAGTCAAAAAAGACATCTGGGAAactcaaaaaacacaaaatatttcatgCAAGTATAGCAttatatttacaaaacaaaacaattgtgtgtatataaatattaaataagttAATATTCCATTAAATGGTATTTTGATTTCGCATTTAGATCTTGGGTACTCACTGTAAACAACTAATGCTTGTACTTCGTCTTCATTACAAGAGCCAGGAACACATATGTCAACAAAGTACTGGATTGATTCCTGTTTCACAATCACATAAACATAAACATGGCTAGATCTGTAAGAGAATGATTAGTTGAAACAACGTCCTATTGTATCATTTCTAATTAAGGTACAAGCTTTACCTGTTTTAGAAATACTTGACAGAACTGCCCATTAAAAGCAGGACCGTGAACTAACAAGCACTCTTGAAGGGACCCTGGGCGATTCACATTTCCACCCACAACGTCACTGCCCATTTTACCAAAGGCGTCATACACTGTAGGAAGATACAAAAACAATGGGCTTATTGTAGTTTTAAAGTCATTTTCCTGCCCCATGCCTACTCCATCCTTGCAAAACACTCTTTAAACCTAATTGAACAGTTTGCAGTTGTGCTCTGATTTCCGGCATTTAACATTCCATCAAGGCAATTACTTTCTTTACACACTACAGACCACATGGTGCCAGGAAGAATAGCCGCTACCCTGGGAGACGGAGCTCTCACTGAGGGCTACCAGCGATTTTGAAGTGCCTGACAGGTTTGTAGGAAGTGCTGATTTAGTGTACAGCCAACTGCAAAGTCAATGTACATCTccaggtttttaaaaaaatcattaaatatGCAGATGAAGAGTTAGGTGTTAACATTCTGCAAACCATTCTGGTAGATTGCATATTATTTTGTGATATTTCAGGCAGGGAACCTGCCATCAGAAAAATGTATGTTATATTTGTACTACCACACATTAACAAATACGGGGATATTTCTCATCCTGCATGTTTTATGTTACATTACAATAACATTTGGTCAGAGGTCAGGTTCAGGAGAAGATCTGAATCAAAATATATCCACTTCACCCCATCCTGGCAATTTGAAGGTcataaaataaattaaccaAACCAAAATCCAATGCCTACTAAATTAATTTTAGAAAATGGTACAGACATATCATCATTCATAAAAACataaactaaaatatatatgtagGCATCATTTTCAGTTCATAAACACTAATGTTGTGactatttgtaaataaaactaattaCAAAGCATATCCACTCTCATACTTCAGAAAATTCCAGCATGCAAAACAATACTGAAGCATTTATAATGTTTAGTATGACAGGGTGTCACATTCAAACCTTTCACAAATTATTACAAACATTCAGAAATACATTGTACTTACTTAGCATTGCATACTTGCTTGGCCTGTCATTGTGCAATTCACTGAGAAAACCTTCTGTGTCCTCCAAGCATTTTTGTGTCACATTATGAATATGGACACAAGAAAAAACTGTTACTTGTAAAATGAAAACACTCAACTGAAGCATCATCTTGAGCCTTGAGCTTCTTTATGACCTTCTACGGTATAAATACTCGACTAGGGAGACACATGACCTCAAATTTCCGACTTACTGTATGGCCGCATCTAGATTTACAAATATGCATGCAAATTGAAGCATCACAACAAGAATTCATCAGAACAGATGGGGAGAAAGATCATTCTGAGCATAGCAAACAGTTGCTGGTcacttctttttttaaaaaaaagaaaagtcttTACAAGCCTATTCCGAATCTTCTGCACGGTTTTGCACAGAGTACGACATGAGCGAGAGCGAACTGGGCaggtttattcatttatttgacATCAATAACCATCTGTACAGGAACATTTGACATCTACAACTAACAGCAGTAAGACACATACTAAGAAACAGGTAGCAACCTTTAATGGTTTCTTTCATGCAGTTACATTTCTATGCAAAATGTGTTCTtggaaagtaaaaaaaaaaaagaaaaaaaaagaaaccagactAACAAAATCATTGCATCTCCAAAGAAATACAtgacataaaaaacaaaaagcacaaatataaagttttttttctacttTAACACGTTTTAATTGTAAAACACTTCAAAATTTAAAGACACTGATTGGCTACAGCTAACTGCCAGCTAACATGTAACTGTCTCCAGTTTCACATTTATATAAACATTCTTGAAAAGGCAAGTCCGTTTTCCCCCCAAATATAACTGACAGCTGGGTCAATCTCCCTTGCCATTATTAACAATTCACAGTCCACAAAGAGTAAAAGGAAAGATATGGTTTGCGAAATTCCTCTGAGAACATTGATTGGCAGGAAGCAAGAGTAAAAGAGAGGAGGGTTACAGACCATTAGTGTCCTATCTTGGCACCGGAAAACTTTTGAAGTGATTGATatcattgctttttttttttttaaatgttaatccTGCCCAACAGGACTAGGACACGACAGTCTTCACTGGGACATGTTTTAGATTTCTGAGAGTTACTTTGTAGTTGAATAAGGTGAGTAACATACCCCTACAGGTCAGCATGTTCTCCCATTCTCAGTCATGCTGTCTCTCTTAGCTTGTCTCCATTAAAGGTCTTAAATCTGATTGGGTGTAAACTCACTGCCCCAGCACTGCATTTGAACATTCGCTAAATAAAATGAGAACACAGAGTTTGGCAAACCATACTATGCCCGTGcccatttttaaactttttaattttattacacTATGAAAAATGCAGGGAGTTGTGgtgtatttacatttactaCATTTTATAAAACCAATTATTCGTATTAACAAAAAAGGTGAAAGCCTATATAACTTGAGATATgtgcaaaggaaaaaaatacatttccatCATAACTAATCTAGTTATGATGGTAAAGAGCTGCCTGAGAAGAAAAATGAAGACAAAAGACATGGTATGATTCTCAAACATAAAGTCCCTCACACAAAAAGCACATATGGCGTATTATAAGTACACTGCAACAGACATAACTCCTTAAAAATCAACTTGTGGAGTGCTTTCATTCAAACTTATGTTCTTAGTAACCAGATGTTGTAATTCACAATGAAACAGAATTTTGAAGCATGGAAGGAAATACCTCCAATGGATGGCTGATTATCCTCTGCAGAAATGCAAAGTAAAATGCCTTTTTCTACTCTAAAAGTATGAATGTCTGAACATTCCTTAGAGACTTAGCAGCAACGACAACACTTACAGCTGCGAAACAGCACCTACCGTGAAGAGACAGCAAGGCCGGATCTCGCTGACAAAGCAGtttaacagaaacacagaagagCTTACAAAGCGCTGTCAAGCAGGGAACAATGAGTTCAATGGGTTATGTCATTCTGTGTATTTTGTAACAGCGATATTTAACCATATTTTGCAATATAAACAAAGTACCATATTATGATCAAAGGTGCAGAAAAACAACCTATCATTCCAACCCAGAACTGAAGTAACCATACTGAAACTGCTGTTATACAAAAGTAGAGAATACTTTAAAAAACTTCAAGTTTCTAAATCCAAAGTATGAAGTCATACAAAGGGGTGGGGTAACATGAATATTACGGCTGAAAGTCACATCAAACATAAGTTTGTAAAACTCATACCTTTGCCTTCCACAGATGTATTCACGTTAACCCAATATCAAGTGTTGAAAGATttactttttttctctctctcaaaAGTCAGACATTCACCATCCTTAAATATTCCATTACGTGGCATTAAGTgcattttttctgtgttttaacATTTTTCAGCCCCAATAGCCTTATTTTAGGAGCAGCAGCGGCATTAGGGTTGTAGAAGATTAGCGTTGTCAAAATGTTAGCCCTATTGTTCATGTAAATTCATTTGTTTATCTCAACAAAATCTTCTTTGTCCCGAATTAAATTTTTTAACAAACCTCCACCCCCAATTGTATATACAAGTTACAGCAAATTTCACTTATTACAAACGAAACCCACTGCACTCATCTAAAACATTGGCCTTTGCaccaatatatttttttgataaATTGCAACTGGTCGTTTAAATCCCACTCTAACATATGACTAAAATTCACTGTTGTATAAATTCTCAGTGAGCTCGACATCCCACGAGTACCTTAAAAGGGTTCTATGTTGGTCAGTAACCACGGAAACATTTTAGGGGTAATCTCATATCCTAAAGAGCACCATACAGCATCCAGAATCAAATAACTGATACTGGACCAAGCGTGCCCCTTTTCATGGCCGGCCaacaaagaaaaaggaaaaaaaaagattctaagaaaagaaaaagattaaTAGAACTAAATATTCAGCCATAAGGacactaaataaaacaaattcttGGGATATGTCAGTCCAGATAACC
This is a stretch of genomic DNA from Paramormyrops kingsleyae isolate MSU_618 chromosome 7, PKINGS_0.4, whole genome shotgun sequence. It encodes these proteins:
- the oacyl gene encoding O-acyltransferase like protein — encoded protein: MMLQLSVFILQVTVFSCVHIHNVTQKCLEDTEGFLSELHNDRPSKYAMLMYDAFGKMGSDVVGGNVNRPGSLQECLLVHGPAFNGQFCQVFLKQESIQYFVDICVPGSCNEDEVQALVVYNVFQKDGTSLIPPIPSMLLIQSAQAIYKTQCFAGTVSKDFSAVICLFLCCLLMILPLLASIYITGIKWKRQRGISPGVNLALNSNLTHYGTLSSSQCAQTDCRAPETTQTACGKAKGEDCLYDCLQSFSLQRTTAGVLNTASNGQSYLCLNGIRILSLLWIISGHSVQLSVWNNIDNDKRWKEAVEKNPLYIFSFSGPVYLAVDTFLLLGGLLSAKSLLASIEATDDKLSPALVAKFLFKRFKRVQPLQLFIVCLVIGLFSVIPKGPFWVIVEDQILSCKTYWWSNLLLINNLLDISDVCAPWTWYLSIDFQFFISTPLLIFIYRLNKYALLAVASFFLVTSCLSSALLTTLLHLPVHQPTTQDYETYFQYYYNKPYTRYGPYLVGILVGIFMKTKQCNLLNHKWKVAVGWASCLSIMALLVGLAYALRGVPSHPSVPHSLYQGLHRTLWAMSVAWIILACEEGYGGLVNRILSLNMWIPLSNISFACYLIHPVLIILYNGKQETAIHYTDLNFFYLFMGHTALTVTSGYILTVLIERPFSFLKSCSK